In Myxococcus stipitatus, the following are encoded in one genomic region:
- a CDS encoding pitrilysin family protein, producing MFRQSLLWTSCLTLLAAPAAIAQAPAKAASQPAAASTQKLGANVESRTFKNGLKVIVWPDHDIPNITLNNWFRVGSRNEYPGITGLSHFFEHMMFNGAKKFGPGEFDRVMEANGGSNNAFTSEDVTVYQDWFPRSALDVIFQLEADRLQFLSFDPKVIESERGVVYSERRSSVDNDNMSALMEQVQATAFVAHPYQFPVIGWPSDIESWRMEDLQRYFKTYYAPNNGTLVFTGAVTPAEVFALVEKYLEPIPSQPAPEPVRTKEPEQQGERRIVLKKLAQSPLLQLAYQGMSAKDADVEALTLLLNILGDGDSSRLHRRLVEEERAAIRVGTFFNPGFDPSLVWLTADLAPGGNLARVESLFTEELARVVKSGVTEAELTKARNITLANFWRSLETINTRAYALGAAETFRGDYRELFDAPSRYERVTREDLRKVAARIFATQRRTVGWLVPTEEAASTPAARKDAKR from the coding sequence ATGTTCCGTCAATCCCTCCTCTGGACGTCGTGCCTGACGCTGCTGGCGGCCCCCGCCGCCATCGCCCAGGCACCCGCCAAGGCGGCCTCCCAGCCCGCCGCCGCCTCCACCCAGAAACTCGGCGCCAACGTCGAGAGCCGCACCTTCAAGAACGGCCTCAAGGTCATCGTCTGGCCCGACCACGACATCCCCAACATCACCCTCAACAACTGGTTTCGCGTCGGCAGCCGCAACGAATACCCAGGCATCACCGGCCTGTCTCACTTCTTCGAACACATGATGTTCAACGGCGCCAAGAAGTTTGGCCCCGGTGAGTTCGACCGCGTCATGGAGGCCAACGGCGGCTCCAACAACGCCTTCACCTCCGAGGACGTCACCGTCTACCAGGACTGGTTCCCTCGCTCGGCCCTCGACGTCATCTTCCAGCTCGAGGCCGACCGCCTCCAATTCCTCTCGTTCGACCCCAAGGTCATCGAGTCCGAGCGCGGCGTCGTCTACTCGGAGCGCCGCTCCAGCGTGGACAACGACAACATGTCCGCGCTCATGGAGCAGGTCCAGGCCACCGCCTTCGTCGCCCACCCCTACCAGTTCCCCGTCATCGGGTGGCCGTCCGACATCGAGTCGTGGCGCATGGAGGACCTCCAGCGCTACTTCAAGACCTACTACGCCCCCAACAACGGCACCCTCGTCTTCACCGGCGCTGTCACCCCGGCCGAAGTCTTCGCCCTGGTCGAGAAGTACCTGGAGCCCATCCCCTCCCAGCCCGCGCCCGAGCCCGTCCGCACGAAGGAGCCGGAGCAGCAGGGTGAGCGGCGCATCGTCCTCAAGAAGCTCGCCCAGTCCCCGCTCCTCCAGCTCGCCTACCAGGGCATGTCCGCCAAGGACGCCGACGTCGAGGCGCTCACCCTCCTGCTCAACATCCTGGGCGATGGTGACTCCTCGCGCCTCCACCGCCGCCTCGTCGAGGAGGAGCGCGCCGCCATCCGCGTGGGCACCTTCTTCAACCCGGGCTTCGACCCGTCCCTCGTCTGGCTCACCGCGGACCTCGCGCCCGGCGGCAATCTGGCCCGCGTCGAGTCCCTGTTCACCGAGGAACTCGCCCGCGTCGTGAAGAGCGGCGTCACCGAAGCCGAGCTGACCAAGGCTCGCAACATCACGCTCGCCAACTTCTGGCGCTCGCTGGAGACCATCAACACCCGCGCCTACGCGTTGGGCGCCGCGGAGACCTTCCGTGGCGACTACCGCGAGCTCTTCGACGCGCCCTCTCGCTACGAGCGCGTCACCCGCGAGGACCTCCGCAAGGTCGCCGCGCGCATCTTCGCCACCCAGCGCCGCACCGTCGGCTGGCTCGTCCCGACCGAGGAAGCCGCCTCCACCCCCGCCGCCCGCAAGGACGCCAAGCGATGA
- a CDS encoding DEAD/DEAH box helicase family protein, with protein sequence MSSPFLLIPESQWVASNALAFAIRDRSPVSPGHTLVIPRRPVATWFDATSEEQRALFELVNEVKAGLDTELRPDGYNLGINVGTAAGQTVFHLHVHVIPRFQGDVGDARGGVRHVIPHKGNYLAGQQAKPLATGGLEDPFLTHLEPLFSRAMDIAVLAAFVQDSGLEVLRQSVDAALLRGARVRILTGDYLTITQAEALRRLLDWMDEDSVLQGGSRGRFEARIVEVEKERVSSFHPKSWRFKGHGLAVAYVGSSNISRAALKTGIEWNLRVEQDRDPRAWGEVVDAFEAWWERATPLEADWVEAYARRARITQRAFAPVEVEPVLAPREPHVLQRQALQALKRSREEGRRRALVVLATGLGKTLLAALDVAAFGARGETQPRVLFVAHREELLVQAAETFRRQFPGLRFGWYVGTKSSLAGDVVFASVQKLSNRDGLEALREAERFDYVIVDEVHHAAAVSYRVILSRLEPAFLLGLTATPERADEGDILGLFDDHLAYRADLGEGIEAGLLTPFAYLGLKDDVPYENLPWRSRSFEPEALAQAVQTEARMRTLWRAWEEHAASRTLVFCVSVSHANYVQRWLSEKGVRTAAVYSGPGSADRAQTLRELAEGTLDAVCSVDLFNEGVDVPSIDRVVMLRPTESPVVFLQQLGRGLRRSEGKTRVTVIDFVGNHRLFLDRVRTLLALGRGAMSLRDFLVHDKQPELPPGCSVQVEVEAKEMLRHFLATGETEVARMYRELRDSRGQRPTIGELYRLGYAPASLSKRGEHSGWFQFVEAEKDLTDAQARALRQDPAWFRDLEFTHMSKCFKMVLLEALLEAGALEGGLSLPELARRSLSILRRNPELLQDIAGAEALDRSLDPSASKFLAYWKTNPVHEWTQDGKWFRVEGDRFVPRFALTEDTRESFEEMTRELVEYRLAQYRRRRLIQSQEPGMSFEAQVITNQREPILKLPDRRQRPDIPQGVTEVRLPGGESWRFNFVKIAVNVAKPEGEEKNQLPKLLRGWFDDFAGKPGTAFRVRFTPHAEGWNVEPVRAEVLAFKRPTGCISFPTLRAAAGAASHALALEQAPDAEWVRLPIQARGEGLFAVRASGDSMNGGDHPIRDGDWLVMRYARDLSPRDLEGKVALIQVPDAAGYAYQVKRLVTVDGRWMLRSDNPEHATIVASDGTEPIAQLVEVLTPESLAPSPGTRLTESQVMEHLGVSTPLKTGRQDGHLFLVVTGSDEPRLETRVPDRRPGETAFVLTREFPQDAWRYEGVAHWSEANGRWSLGVTNE encoded by the coding sequence GTGTCCTCCCCTTTCCTGCTGATTCCTGAATCCCAGTGGGTCGCATCGAACGCGCTGGCCTTCGCCATCCGCGACCGCTCTCCGGTGAGCCCGGGGCACACCCTGGTGATTCCGCGTCGCCCGGTCGCCACCTGGTTCGACGCCACATCCGAGGAACAGCGAGCCCTCTTCGAGTTGGTCAACGAAGTGAAGGCGGGTCTGGACACGGAGCTGCGCCCGGATGGGTACAACCTGGGCATCAACGTGGGGACCGCCGCCGGACAGACGGTGTTCCATCTGCATGTGCATGTCATTCCCCGGTTCCAGGGGGACGTCGGAGACGCGCGCGGTGGCGTCCGGCATGTGATTCCTCACAAGGGGAACTATCTGGCCGGGCAGCAGGCGAAGCCGCTGGCCACGGGTGGACTGGAGGACCCGTTCCTGACTCATCTGGAGCCGCTGTTCTCGCGTGCAATGGATATCGCGGTGCTCGCGGCGTTCGTGCAGGACAGTGGTCTGGAGGTGCTGCGGCAATCCGTGGACGCGGCCCTCTTGAGAGGAGCGCGCGTGCGAATCCTCACGGGGGACTACTTGACCATCACCCAGGCGGAGGCCTTGCGGCGTCTGCTGGACTGGATGGACGAGGACAGTGTCCTCCAGGGAGGAAGCCGGGGACGCTTCGAGGCACGCATCGTGGAAGTGGAGAAGGAGCGAGTGTCCTCGTTCCATCCCAAGTCCTGGCGATTCAAGGGCCACGGGCTCGCGGTGGCGTACGTGGGTTCGAGCAACATCTCCCGCGCCGCGCTGAAGACAGGCATCGAGTGGAATCTGCGTGTCGAGCAGGACCGGGACCCTCGGGCGTGGGGCGAAGTGGTCGATGCCTTCGAGGCGTGGTGGGAGCGCGCCACGCCGCTGGAGGCGGACTGGGTGGAGGCCTATGCGCGGCGAGCGCGAATCACGCAGCGGGCCTTCGCGCCCGTCGAAGTGGAGCCGGTGCTCGCGCCTCGAGAACCCCATGTCCTTCAGCGACAGGCCTTGCAAGCGCTGAAGCGAAGCCGGGAGGAAGGTCGGCGTCGTGCGTTGGTGGTGCTCGCGACGGGATTGGGGAAGACGCTGCTGGCCGCGCTGGACGTGGCGGCCTTCGGTGCGCGGGGGGAGACACAACCACGAGTCCTCTTCGTGGCCCACCGCGAGGAGCTGTTGGTCCAGGCGGCGGAGACGTTTCGCCGTCAGTTCCCCGGGCTGCGCTTTGGTTGGTACGTGGGGACGAAGTCGTCGCTCGCGGGCGATGTGGTGTTCGCCTCGGTGCAGAAGCTGTCGAACCGCGATGGGCTGGAGGCGCTGCGAGAAGCGGAGCGTTTCGACTACGTCATCGTGGATGAAGTGCATCACGCGGCTGCGGTGAGCTATCGGGTCATTCTCTCGCGTCTGGAGCCTGCGTTCTTGCTGGGCCTCACGGCGACGCCCGAGCGCGCGGACGAGGGAGATATCCTCGGGTTGTTCGATGACCACCTCGCCTATCGGGCGGACCTGGGGGAAGGCATCGAAGCGGGGCTGCTGACGCCGTTCGCGTATCTGGGGCTCAAGGACGATGTGCCCTACGAGAACCTTCCCTGGCGAAGCCGGAGCTTCGAGCCTGAGGCACTGGCACAGGCGGTCCAGACCGAAGCACGGATGCGGACACTATGGCGGGCGTGGGAGGAGCACGCAGCGAGCCGGACGCTCGTGTTCTGTGTCTCGGTCTCCCACGCGAACTATGTCCAGCGATGGCTGAGTGAAAAGGGCGTGAGGACCGCGGCGGTCTACTCCGGGCCGGGCTCGGCGGACCGAGCGCAGACTCTGAGAGAGCTGGCGGAAGGCACGTTGGATGCGGTGTGTTCGGTGGACCTCTTCAACGAGGGCGTGGATGTGCCGAGCATCGACCGCGTGGTGATGCTGCGCCCCACGGAGTCACCCGTCGTCTTTCTCCAGCAACTGGGCCGAGGCCTGCGCAGGTCCGAGGGGAAGACGCGCGTCACGGTCATCGACTTCGTGGGCAACCATCGCTTGTTCCTCGACCGGGTGCGCACCCTGTTGGCGTTGGGACGTGGAGCGATGTCGCTGCGAGACTTCCTGGTGCACGACAAACAGCCCGAGCTGCCACCGGGTTGCTCCGTGCAAGTGGAGGTCGAGGCGAAGGAGATGCTGCGCCATTTCCTCGCGACAGGAGAGACCGAGGTCGCGCGCATGTACCGCGAGCTGCGAGACAGCCGGGGCCAGCGCCCCACCATCGGAGAGCTGTACCGGTTGGGTTACGCGCCCGCGTCGCTGAGCAAGCGCGGCGAGCACTCCGGGTGGTTCCAGTTCGTGGAGGCTGAAAAGGACCTCACCGACGCGCAGGCCCGAGCCCTGAGGCAAGACCCCGCGTGGTTCCGGGACCTCGAGTTCACGCACATGAGCAAGTGCTTCAAGATGGTGTTGTTGGAGGCATTGCTCGAGGCGGGTGCGCTGGAAGGGGGCCTGTCCTTGCCCGAGCTGGCGCGTCGGAGCCTGTCCATCCTGCGACGCAATCCTGAGCTGCTACAGGACATCGCGGGGGCCGAAGCGCTGGACCGTTCGCTCGACCCGAGCGCGTCGAAGTTCCTCGCGTATTGGAAGACGAACCCAGTCCACGAATGGACGCAGGACGGGAAGTGGTTCCGAGTGGAGGGAGACAGGTTCGTCCCGCGCTTCGCGCTGACGGAGGACACGCGAGAGTCCTTCGAGGAGATGACACGAGAGCTGGTCGAGTATCGACTGGCACAGTACCGCCGCCGTCGGCTCATCCAGTCTCAGGAACCCGGGATGTCCTTCGAGGCACAGGTCATCACCAACCAACGAGAGCCGATTCTCAAGCTCCCCGACCGGAGACAGCGGCCCGACATTCCACAGGGCGTCACCGAGGTCCGGCTCCCTGGTGGTGAGTCGTGGCGATTCAACTTCGTGAAGATCGCCGTCAATGTCGCGAAGCCCGAGGGAGAGGAGAAGAACCAGCTTCCGAAGCTCCTGAGAGGTTGGTTCGATGACTTCGCGGGGAAGCCGGGCACGGCCTTCCGAGTCCGCTTCACGCCGCACGCGGAGGGTTGGAACGTCGAGCCGGTACGAGCCGAGGTGCTCGCCTTCAAGCGTCCGACGGGTTGCATCTCGTTCCCGACGCTGCGCGCGGCCGCGGGGGCCGCCAGTCATGCGCTGGCGCTGGAGCAAGCCCCCGACGCGGAGTGGGTCCGTCTACCGATTCAAGCGCGGGGTGAAGGGTTGTTCGCGGTGCGCGCGTCGGGTGACTCGATGAATGGAGGAGACCACCCCATCCGTGATGGGGACTGGCTGGTGATGCGCTACGCCCGCGACCTCTCGCCGAGAGACCTCGAAGGCAAGGTGGCGCTCATCCAGGTGCCAGATGCAGCGGGGTATGCCTATCAGGTGAAGCGACTTGTGACTGTCGATGGGCGCTGGATGTTGCGGTCCGACAATCCCGAGCACGCGACAATCGTCGCGAGTGATGGGACTGAGCCCATCGCCCAGTTGGTCGAAGTGCTGACACCCGAGAGCCTCGCGCCATCCCCTGGGACCCGGCTCACGGAGTCACAGGTCATGGAGCACTTGGGTGTGTCCACGCCACTGAAGACAGGACGACAAGACGGACACTTGTTCCTCGTGGTCACGGGAAGTGATGAGCCTCGCCTCGAAACGCGAGTCCCGGACCGAAGACCTGGGGAGACAGCGTTCGTCCTGACACGAGAGTTCCCCCAGGACGCCTGGCGCTATGAGGGCGTGGCGCACTGGAGCGAGGCCAACGGTCGCTGGTCGCTTGGAGTCACCAACGAGTGA
- a CDS encoding DUF2357 domain-containing protein, with protein sequence MYFRDAKGHHLEGILQDGVVVLEEDQTYQIALQLSEAAQVECRGWFGEMELEWDSTSTSFTLRTSYWVGTQSLRIHGPQGEQHLPVEVLPRKTKLQREAWAHLLSDLDAWMPGATVGQEGGRHGNVGHHGCDIAGVASVLGDLVPAFETALTSVLRAPKEHSVEHWTEVPIHSVKQADRGTLRWLASHPNTYQGVRGYAESFGAGPVPRVPSRAWQGALDHAANRHVAWLTRQVVLKLRDTVECVQRGLKKAKSLDPDLKRWCDARVQRLAQGAHDLESLLLETPLGTMTPEYASDSAILTFVDDPLYARVHAFAQLFLSPRFQLPADDAHLAAPVRPSYELYELWTFLALRQLLAEVLPEAEWSEDNIDTLRLFDEKSHGASYTASWRGHGTLTLSFNLSFPAFLTKERKRSSHWSISKTRRPDLVVTWRPEGGQARWLCLDAKYRTAPQDIADAFESAHVYRDSLRWRDMGAQGRCEGAVLLVPARLPETEPWFEKSFRDEHHVGVFCLTPGQPPPTELIEWLLHTLALKPLATESTAVG encoded by the coding sequence ATGTACTTCCGGGACGCGAAAGGCCATCACCTCGAAGGCATCCTCCAGGACGGTGTCGTCGTCCTCGAAGAGGACCAGACCTATCAAATCGCCCTGCAACTGAGTGAAGCGGCGCAGGTGGAGTGTCGCGGCTGGTTCGGTGAGATGGAGCTGGAGTGGGACTCCACCTCCACCAGCTTCACCCTTCGAACGAGCTACTGGGTCGGGACTCAATCGCTGCGCATCCATGGCCCCCAGGGAGAGCAGCACCTCCCCGTGGAGGTGCTGCCTCGCAAGACCAAGCTCCAGCGCGAGGCTTGGGCCCATCTGCTCAGTGACCTGGACGCATGGATGCCCGGAGCCACGGTGGGCCAGGAAGGGGGCCGACATGGCAACGTGGGACACCACGGCTGCGACATCGCGGGAGTGGCCTCGGTGCTCGGCGACCTGGTGCCCGCGTTCGAGACCGCGCTGACGTCCGTGCTCCGCGCCCCCAAGGAGCACTCGGTCGAACACTGGACCGAGGTCCCCATCCACTCCGTCAAACAAGCGGACCGAGGAACCTTGCGCTGGCTCGCGAGCCATCCGAACACCTACCAAGGTGTCCGAGGCTACGCGGAGAGCTTCGGCGCTGGCCCCGTCCCACGAGTCCCCAGCCGCGCCTGGCAAGGTGCCCTTGACCACGCGGCCAATCGCCACGTCGCGTGGCTGACACGCCAGGTGGTGCTCAAGCTCCGAGACACCGTGGAGTGTGTTCAGAGGGGACTCAAGAAGGCGAAGTCACTGGACCCTGATTTGAAGCGTTGGTGTGACGCGCGAGTCCAGCGGCTGGCCCAGGGAGCCCACGACCTCGAGTCCCTCCTGCTCGAAACACCGCTGGGCACGATGACACCCGAGTACGCCTCGGACTCGGCGATTCTCACGTTCGTCGATGACCCGCTCTATGCGCGGGTCCATGCCTTCGCCCAGCTCTTCCTCTCACCTCGGTTCCAGCTTCCCGCCGACGATGCGCACCTGGCCGCTCCCGTTCGGCCGTCCTACGAGCTCTATGAACTCTGGACGTTCCTCGCGCTGCGACAACTGCTGGCGGAGGTTCTCCCTGAAGCCGAGTGGAGCGAAGACAACATCGACACCCTTCGACTCTTTGACGAGAAATCCCACGGTGCCAGCTACACCGCGAGCTGGCGGGGCCACGGAACCCTGACCCTCTCTTTCAATCTCTCGTTCCCCGCCTTCCTCACGAAGGAGCGAAAGAGGAGCTCACACTGGAGCATCTCGAAAACAAGGCGCCCGGACCTCGTCGTGACCTGGCGGCCCGAAGGGGGACAGGCGCGCTGGCTGTGTCTCGATGCGAAGTACCGCACCGCCCCCCAAGACATCGCCGACGCCTTCGAGTCCGCCCACGTCTACCGTGACTCCCTCCGGTGGCGAGACATGGGAGCGCAAGGACGCTGCGAGGGCGCGGTGCTGCTCGTTCCCGCCAGGCTCCCCGAGACAGAGCCCTGGTTCGAGAAGTCCTTCCGCGACGAGCATCACGTGGGCGTCTTCTGCCTGACGCCTGGGCAACCGCCGCCCACCGAGCTCATCGAGTGGCTCCTTCACACCCTCGCGTTGAAGCCCCTCGCTACTGAATCGACAGCAGTCGGATGA
- a CDS encoding YeiH family protein, with amino-acid sequence MPGLVLAAALAVGSYWLATLPGLKVVGPLTVALLVGIALRSVMGMPSVLVEGTRYSARTVLRLGIVLMGARLDFALVAKVGPRVLLLALAVIVGGILGIRWVTRRFGVPEKLGTLLAVGTSICGASAVVAASSVTRAEEEDTTLAVGLCGILGTMGVLFYVFVGPLLGLTTAQLAILSGATLHEVAQVMAAAFTWGTAAGDLGTLVKLTRVVLLAPALVVLGLMSGAGGKVRYSWKEPPIPWFVLGFIAVGVLGSVGVVPAAGKAALSTASVFLMVMAMGAMGMGTHISMLRRAGMRVVYAGLVGFAGLALSAWGLIRLLSIQ; translated from the coding sequence TTGCCGGGGTTGGTGCTGGCCGCGGCGTTGGCGGTGGGCAGCTATTGGCTCGCCACGTTGCCGGGGCTGAAGGTCGTGGGGCCGCTGACGGTGGCGTTGCTCGTGGGCATCGCGTTGCGTTCGGTGATGGGGATGCCCTCGGTGTTGGTGGAGGGGACGCGTTACTCGGCGCGCACGGTGTTGCGGTTGGGCATCGTGTTGATGGGGGCGCGGTTGGACTTCGCGCTGGTGGCGAAGGTGGGGCCGAGGGTGTTGTTGCTGGCGCTGGCCGTCATCGTCGGAGGAATCCTGGGCATCCGTTGGGTGACGCGGCGCTTCGGTGTCCCGGAGAAGTTAGGGACGTTGCTGGCGGTGGGGACATCCATCTGTGGTGCGAGCGCGGTGGTGGCGGCGAGTTCCGTGACGCGCGCGGAGGAGGAGGACACCACGCTGGCGGTGGGCCTGTGCGGGATTCTGGGGACGATGGGGGTGCTGTTCTACGTCTTTGTGGGACCGCTGTTGGGGTTGACCACGGCGCAGCTCGCGATTCTGTCGGGGGCCACGTTGCACGAGGTGGCGCAGGTGATGGCGGCGGCGTTCACGTGGGGGACCGCGGCGGGGGATTTGGGGACGCTGGTGAAGTTGACGCGCGTGGTGTTGTTGGCGCCGGCGTTGGTGGTGTTGGGGTTGATGTCCGGGGCGGGAGGGAAGGTGCGCTACTCGTGGAAGGAGCCGCCGATTCCCTGGTTCGTGTTGGGGTTCATCGCGGTGGGGGTGCTCGGCTCGGTGGGAGTGGTGCCGGCGGCGGGGAAGGCCGCGCTCTCCACGGCGAGCGTCTTCCTCATGGTGATGGCCATGGGGGCGATGGGGATGGGGACTCACATCAGCATGCTGCGGCGCGCGGGCATGCGAGTGGTCTACGCGGGCCTCGTGGGCTTCGCGGGCCTGGCGCTGTCTGCCTGGGGGCTCATCCGACTGCTGTCGATTCAGTAG
- a CDS encoding MBL fold metallo-hydrolase — translation MLFRQLFDSESSTYTYLLADERTREALLIDPVLEQVDRDIKLLTELGLSLRFVLETHVHADHVTAAGVLRQRTGAQVVASRLGAPCVDRHVSHGDVVEMGEIRLEVLETPGHTDDSVSYKMEDRVFTGDTLLVRSAGRTDFQNGSASALHDSLTRVLFALPGNTLVYPGHDYKGHSVSTIDEEKRHNARVAGRNREDFIQLMNGLQLPPPKKLAVSVPANLACGVVEPARMTAVKA, via the coding sequence ATGCTCTTCCGACAACTCTTTGACTCCGAATCCTCGACGTACACCTATCTGCTGGCGGACGAGCGGACGCGTGAGGCGCTGCTCATCGACCCCGTGCTCGAGCAGGTGGACCGAGACATCAAACTGCTCACCGAGCTGGGGCTCTCGCTGCGCTTCGTGCTGGAGACACACGTCCACGCGGACCACGTGACGGCGGCGGGAGTGCTGCGCCAGCGCACGGGGGCACAGGTCGTGGCGAGCCGACTGGGGGCCCCGTGTGTCGACCGGCACGTGTCACATGGAGACGTGGTCGAGATGGGAGAGATTCGTCTCGAGGTGCTTGAGACCCCAGGCCACACGGATGACAGCGTGAGCTACAAGATGGAGGACCGTGTCTTCACGGGCGACACGCTGTTGGTGCGTTCGGCCGGGCGGACGGACTTCCAGAATGGGAGCGCGAGCGCGCTTCACGACTCCCTCACGCGAGTCCTCTTCGCGCTGCCTGGAAACACCCTGGTGTATCCCGGTCATGACTACAAGGGGCACTCGGTGAGCACCATTGACGAGGAGAAGCGCCACAACGCGCGTGTGGCGGGGCGGAATCGCGAGGACTTCATCCAGTTGATGAATGGCCTCCAGCTCCCGCCGCCCAAGAAGCTCGCCGTGTCCGTGCCCGCCAACCTCGCCTGTGGGGTGGTGGAGCCGGCGCGGATGACCGCCGTGAAGGCGTGA
- a CDS encoding bifunctional metallophosphatase/5'-nucleotidase: MIRFLSAPGVCLALWAMASGCATSRAGVDATASTRQQLTVLYVADLHAQLRAHPELFWKDGEERIEEAGGFARVAAAIQRIRAERGGEVLVLDAGDTIQGSGAAALTEGQALIAPLNALGLDGAVPGNWEVVYGPAVLRERAREMTHPLFAANLRDARSGERLFPPYLVKQVGGVKVAVVGFTDPDVPRRQPPGYSQGLRYDGPDELPSLVREVREREGAQVVLLMSHVGLAKAVGLAARVPGVDAHLSSDTHERTYEPVEQSGSWVVEPGAFGSFLGRLDLWVEGGKVVDRRWELIELTASRFPEDPEVARLVDAALAPHEEKLAAPVGHTEVTLARYAVVENPLDNVLADAIRAAGGTEIGLSNGFRFGTPLMPGPVREADLWNVFPIVNKLKTGKVSGRQLRAFWEQELENVFAKDAEKRFGGWLPRPSGMTLRFRADAPKGRRLLALEVGGVPVEDERLYTVTACEREGDAPDMVCRIPGIQEPRVLEVDAHEAVRRFLAGKPRLQAELEGRAVGEDLPEVLRTQQVQ, from the coding sequence ATGATTCGTTTCTTGAGCGCGCCCGGTGTGTGCTTGGCCCTGTGGGCCATGGCCTCGGGTTGCGCGACCTCGCGGGCCGGTGTCGATGCAACGGCCTCCACGCGCCAGCAGCTCACCGTGCTCTATGTCGCTGACCTGCATGCTCAGCTCCGCGCTCATCCCGAGCTCTTCTGGAAGGACGGAGAGGAGCGCATCGAGGAGGCTGGAGGCTTCGCGCGTGTGGCCGCCGCCATCCAGCGGATTCGCGCCGAGCGGGGTGGCGAGGTGTTGGTGCTCGACGCGGGGGACACGATTCAGGGCTCGGGCGCGGCGGCGCTCACCGAGGGCCAAGCGCTCATCGCGCCGCTCAACGCCCTGGGGTTGGACGGCGCGGTGCCGGGTAACTGGGAGGTGGTGTATGGCCCCGCGGTGTTGCGCGAGCGTGCGCGCGAGATGACGCATCCGTTGTTCGCGGCGAACCTGCGCGATGCGCGCAGTGGTGAGCGTCTCTTTCCGCCGTATCTGGTGAAGCAGGTGGGAGGCGTGAAGGTCGCGGTGGTGGGGTTCACGGACCCGGACGTTCCGCGCCGTCAGCCTCCGGGCTACAGCCAGGGCCTTCGCTACGATGGACCTGACGAGCTGCCGTCCCTCGTGCGCGAGGTGCGTGAGCGAGAGGGCGCGCAGGTGGTGTTGTTGATGTCGCATGTGGGGTTGGCGAAGGCGGTGGGGCTCGCGGCGCGGGTGCCGGGAGTGGATGCCCACTTGTCCTCGGACACGCACGAGCGCACGTATGAGCCCGTGGAGCAGAGCGGCAGCTGGGTGGTGGAGCCGGGGGCGTTCGGCTCGTTCCTGGGGCGACTGGATTTGTGGGTGGAGGGCGGCAAGGTCGTGGACCGTCGCTGGGAGCTCATCGAGCTGACGGCCTCGCGTTTCCCCGAGGACCCCGAGGTGGCGCGCCTGGTGGATGCGGCGTTGGCGCCGCACGAGGAGAAGCTGGCTGCGCCCGTGGGCCATACGGAGGTCACGCTCGCGAGATACGCGGTGGTGGAGAACCCGCTCGACAATGTGTTGGCGGATGCGATTCGCGCCGCGGGAGGCACGGAGATTGGGTTGTCCAACGGGTTCCGCTTCGGCACGCCGTTGATGCCGGGTCCGGTGCGCGAGGCGGACTTGTGGAACGTGTTCCCCATCGTGAACAAGCTGAAGACGGGGAAGGTGAGCGGGCGTCAGTTGCGAGCGTTCTGGGAGCAGGAGCTGGAGAACGTCTTCGCGAAGGACGCGGAGAAGCGCTTTGGCGGGTGGTTGCCGCGTCCCTCGGGGATGACGCTGCGGTTCAGGGCGGATGCGCCCAAGGGACGGCGCCTCCTCGCGTTGGAGGTGGGCGGTGTGCCGGTGGAGGACGAGCGGCTCTACACCGTGACGGCGTGTGAGCGTGAAGGAGATGCCCCGGACATGGTCTGTCGTATCCCGGGCATTCAGGAGCCGCGTGTCCTCGAAGTGGATGCGCACGAGGCGGTGCGTCGATTCCTCGCCGGCAAGCCTCGACTCCAGGCGGAGCTGGAGGGCCGTGCGGTGGGCGAGGACCTTCCGGAGGTGTTGCGAACCCAGCAGGTCCAGTGA
- a CDS encoding rhodanese-like domain-containing protein: MKLVLVAVAVVVLAGVLGVACTRERPEVRAEAHKWVESGALLVDVRTPEEFADGHLPGALNIPVDQLSERLGELGSPEKPVVVYCRSGKRSTRAEELLKERGFQQVLNLGPMSAWE; the protein is encoded by the coding sequence ATGAAGCTCGTTCTCGTTGCTGTTGCCGTTGTCGTGCTCGCGGGTGTGCTGGGAGTTGCTTGTACGCGCGAGCGGCCGGAAGTCCGGGCAGAGGCCCACAAGTGGGTGGAGTCTGGCGCCCTGTTGGTGGACGTTCGTACTCCCGAGGAGTTCGCGGACGGGCACCTGCCGGGTGCGTTGAACATCCCCGTGGATCAGCTCTCCGAGCGGTTGGGGGAGCTCGGCTCGCCCGAGAAGCCCGTGGTGGTCTACTGCCGCAGCGGTAAGCGCAGCACCCGCGCCGAGGAACTGCTGAAGGAGCGTGGCTTCCAGCAGGTCCTCAACCTGGGGCCCATGTCGGCCTGGGAGTGA